From Nocardioides sp. HDW12B, the proteins below share one genomic window:
- a CDS encoding PIN domain-containing protein produces the protein MIVFLDSNALMQDPMCAGALWQVLAHAPESWSLDLSTSEVVVAESVAGYERRIETELAKLEKLRRSVGALGAAEDVAALAAQLKRRSEAYREHLLASLTAASVGIIEPPAVTHMDVVGRSVARRRPCDHKGDGYRDTLIWLSVLEMAQANPEKDIVFVTDDPDYLDDSGLGLHEDLLEDLRRIGADSRVRTSRVLSDVALELADKAGVDGALRELRAELKDETVRSFVASLATALPNRHLDARNCGLPRGARGGFLQDLGSMQKFLYKVRGGLTANEAVAEFSFEADTHVVFSLPSGLEPDSFEATLPLPDGGALFVVAKPLVITGIVRLGRFDRPIDGEVTGVSARADDPGRIAWESATRPEISSLASLYKTIGVNPLADVYKNLNINPLADVYKNFNINPLADVYKNFNINPLADVYKNFNINPLADVYKNLNINPLGDAFKNLGTGRGSYEQETPSEGLDNAEPTEPTEPTEPTEPTEPTEPTEPTEPTELTEPTEPTEPTEPTERPDESKDDPEN, from the coding sequence GTGATCGTCTTTCTCGACTCGAACGCGCTGATGCAAGACCCCATGTGCGCTGGTGCGCTTTGGCAAGTCCTGGCACATGCGCCAGAAAGCTGGAGTCTCGATCTCTCAACAAGTGAAGTGGTCGTCGCTGAGTCGGTGGCTGGGTACGAGCGACGGATCGAGACCGAGCTCGCCAAGCTCGAGAAACTTCGACGATCCGTGGGTGCCCTGGGAGCTGCAGAAGATGTCGCTGCACTCGCTGCACAACTCAAGAGACGTAGTGAGGCTTATCGCGAGCACCTTCTCGCCTCACTAACCGCGGCGAGTGTGGGGATAATCGAACCGCCAGCTGTGACACATATGGACGTTGTTGGGCGATCTGTGGCGCGTCGGCGCCCTTGTGATCACAAGGGCGATGGTTACCGCGATACTTTGATCTGGCTCTCTGTACTTGAGATGGCTCAGGCAAATCCCGAGAAGGACATAGTCTTTGTCACCGATGATCCTGACTACCTAGACGACAGTGGGTTGGGACTCCACGAAGACCTCCTGGAGGACCTTCGCCGTATCGGAGCAGATTCTAGGGTCCGCACAAGTCGTGTCCTTTCCGACGTCGCGCTGGAGCTAGCGGATAAGGCAGGGGTGGATGGTGCCCTGCGCGAGCTTCGGGCAGAACTAAAGGACGAGACGGTTCGGTCGTTCGTGGCGTCATTGGCAACGGCCCTGCCTAACCGACACCTGGACGCCCGTAACTGTGGCTTACCTCGCGGAGCACGCGGCGGCTTCCTGCAGGACTTGGGAAGCATGCAGAAGTTCCTTTACAAGGTGCGAGGTGGACTCACCGCAAACGAAGCGGTGGCCGAGTTCAGTTTTGAGGCGGACACCCACGTCGTATTTTCGCTGCCTAGCGGCCTGGAACCTGACTCCTTCGAAGCGACGCTACCCCTCCCTGACGGCGGAGCACTGTTCGTTGTCGCCAAGCCCCTGGTGATCACGGGAATCGTCAGATTGGGAAGATTCGACCGGCCCATCGACGGCGAGGTCACGGGTGTCTCAGCAAGGGCCGACGACCCAGGTCGGATCGCCTGGGAGTCCGCGACGCGGCCAGAGATTTCCTCCCTCGCAAGTCTGTACAAGACCATTGGCGTCAACCCACTTGCTGATGTGTACAAGAACTTGAACATCAACCCACTCGCTGATGTGTACAAGAACTTCAATATCAACCCACTCGCTGATGTGTACAAGAACTTCAATATCAACCCACTCGCTGACGTGTACAAGAACTTCAATATCAACCCACTCGCCGACGTGTACAAGAACCTGAATATCAACCCATTGGGCGACGCATTCAAGAATCTAGGCACCGGTCGGGGCTCCTATGAGCAGGAAACGCCGTCGGAGGGACTTGATAACGCCGAGCCGACCGAGCCGACCGAGCCGACCGAGCCGACCGAGCCGACCGAGCCGACCGAGCCGACCGAGCCGACCGAGCCGACCGAGCTGACCGAGCCGACCGAGCCGACCGAGCCGACCGAGCCGACCGAGCGGCCAGATGAATCCAAGGATGACCCCGAGAACTAG
- a CDS encoding recombinase family protein, protein MTAATFGYARVSTGQQLLDGQLDALRNAGCERVFTDKISGVRADRPGLLECLDRLRPGDTLVVVALDRLGRSVLQVVGTLTELHDRGVVVRSLRENLDLSTPTGKVVAAMFAALAELERELIRERAAAAREAARLRGRQVGRPPVLTMEQAELAGRMRRSGEPYAVIARTLGCSRATVYRVIEKGLVE, encoded by the coding sequence GTGACCGCCGCAACGTTCGGATACGCGCGTGTCTCGACGGGGCAGCAGCTCCTCGACGGTCAGCTCGATGCGCTGCGCAATGCTGGCTGCGAGCGGGTCTTCACCGACAAGATTTCTGGAGTCCGAGCTGATAGGCCGGGCCTTTTGGAGTGCCTCGACCGACTGCGGCCCGGTGACACCCTTGTCGTGGTTGCGCTTGATCGCCTTGGTCGTTCGGTTCTGCAGGTCGTTGGGACATTGACCGAGCTCCACGACCGCGGTGTGGTCGTTCGTAGCTTGAGAGAGAACCTCGACCTCAGCACACCAACAGGCAAGGTCGTGGCGGCGATGTTCGCAGCGCTGGCCGAGCTGGAACGGGAGCTGATCCGCGAAAGAGCGGCAGCAGCTCGCGAAGCTGCGCGTCTCCGAGGCAGGCAGGTGGGGAGGCCGCCGGTCTTGACGATGGAGCAGGCCGAGCTCGCGGGGCGCATGCGGCGGTCGGGGGAGCCCTACGCCGTCATCGCTAGGACTCTGGGGTGTAGCCGCGCCACTGTGTACCGCGTCATCGAGAAAGGTCTTGTCGAGTAA
- a CDS encoding DUF4357 domain-containing protein, protein MDDEVFAVLQSAATPFVDTPNMVLRRKLGLDVEKAGTTANSVPATQLRGRLWSLVEAGLLSANDELLWHRRQQNKTYTAVVRSDGGLTLMGAANGEHDSPSSAAREAAGYEVNGWKVWRHTKSGKTLDELWSDREAAQS, encoded by the coding sequence GTGGACGACGAGGTCTTTGCAGTGCTTCAGTCCGCAGCCACGCCATTCGTAGACACGCCCAACATGGTGCTGCGTCGCAAGCTTGGACTGGACGTCGAGAAGGCAGGAACGACGGCCAACTCAGTTCCTGCGACACAGCTGCGAGGTCGCTTGTGGAGCCTCGTGGAAGCGGGTCTGCTCTCGGCCAATGACGAGCTGCTCTGGCACCGTCGCCAGCAGAACAAGACCTACACCGCGGTCGTGCGTAGCGACGGCGGACTCACCCTCATGGGTGCAGCGAACGGTGAGCACGACTCTCCCTCCTCGGCAGCGCGCGAAGCGGCTGGATACGAGGTCAATGGCTGGAAGGTGTGGAGGCACACCAAGAGCGGCAAGACACTGGATGAGCTGTGGAGTGATCGGGAAGCGGCGCAATCCTGA
- a CDS encoding DUF3883 domain-containing protein — translation MQIRDWWSGHTSERYWMEITDRHDVGADLFAPTLDGGGRPYWGYELITHVRPGDVVLHWHKTMYGEGAVVGWSRATGAYEDTDISWQARGTVGRASGNLHSRPAWRMPLEGFVFLARPVMDSDVRKVETQLRVAKAHLEASHGNVSYFPFAFSDKRPIRASQTYFVKMPASLLSILGLDDLVGTPSLPAAKPSPGRSPKAGKSGYIADSVVRSAIEWRAVAVATRWYEGQGYACEYTGANKPYDIVATQGSDVRRVEVKGSSGKAETVELTAGEVKNAGAFDATDLFVVDGITYARLENGSVEASGGFSRRYADWAPTETALEVTRYRYMLPPLSDDLGELD, via the coding sequence ATGCAGATTCGAGATTGGTGGTCGGGCCACACCAGCGAGCGGTACTGGATGGAGATCACCGATAGGCATGACGTGGGCGCCGACCTGTTTGCGCCCACCTTAGACGGTGGCGGGCGCCCCTATTGGGGATATGAGCTCATCACGCACGTGCGTCCTGGCGACGTGGTTTTGCACTGGCACAAAACGATGTACGGCGAGGGTGCCGTGGTCGGCTGGTCTCGGGCGACCGGGGCTTATGAGGACACGGATATTTCCTGGCAGGCGCGAGGGACCGTCGGGCGCGCGAGCGGCAACCTACACTCGAGGCCGGCCTGGAGGATGCCGCTTGAGGGTTTCGTTTTCCTCGCCCGCCCTGTAATGGACTCGGATGTCCGCAAGGTCGAGACACAGTTGCGTGTGGCTAAAGCACATCTAGAAGCGTCTCACGGAAACGTCTCCTACTTCCCGTTCGCTTTCAGCGACAAACGGCCGATCCGCGCTTCGCAGACGTACTTCGTGAAGATGCCAGCGAGCCTGCTTTCGATCCTCGGGCTGGACGATTTGGTTGGCACTCCGTCACTACCCGCCGCCAAGCCCAGCCCGGGTCGGAGCCCGAAAGCGGGGAAGAGCGGCTACATCGCGGACTCAGTTGTGCGTTCGGCAATCGAATGGCGAGCCGTAGCTGTCGCGACCCGCTGGTATGAAGGGCAGGGCTACGCATGCGAATACACGGGGGCCAACAAGCCATACGACATCGTCGCTACGCAGGGCAGCGACGTTCGGCGGGTTGAAGTTAAGGGCTCATCGGGTAAGGCGGAGACGGTGGAGCTCACAGCGGGCGAGGTGAAGAACGCGGGAGCATTCGACGCCACCGACCTCTTTGTTGTCGATGGAATCACCTACGCGCGCCTCGAGAACGGTTCCGTTGAAGCGTCCGGCGGCTTCTCTCGCCGATACGCGGATTGGGCACCAACGGAGACGGCGCTAGAGGTCACCCGGTATCGGTACATGCTGCCGCCCCTCAGCGACGATCTGGGAGAGCTGGACTAA
- a CDS encoding DUF262 domain-containing protein — MAETTEFNHDQLGRVLTEHLVAVPRFQRSYAWDATNVEEYLNDLHAARTQKRPYFMGTLVFAQPGHGSDRRQIVDGQQRLATTAIFFIAVRDMLLQYGKGETSKQTEQRYLRRYVLSEESDVVTLTLSPRDQDSYDALLEARSTDLDQKDKLRICYETCKEYLRAIAPTGKQYRQLIEVADHLEKSVQVLVAVATDLPEAYVIFETLNDRGADLTTADLLKNYLFSQAKGTDFAYVENAWTILEERLGKPEELVKFVRYDYVSRRGPVTTRKLYRAIQQWLTESKIGVKRYLQELKESAAVYLALRDSDDTFWNSINVDVKDAILAYRRFGFESSMPVLIAAFRTWDKPKGARLFVKLAKWSVRAQFVGRIGAQLSEDAFGTASAAITAGTAVNQPDVRRLIKKLIPTDGEFRAAFIATADPPTARAKYLLAMLDRAQDEKDGLPPRALDWSSVGVTIEHVMPKSAHGGDDARKALIGQIGNLALLEKRINKDMGSKSFAAKRHLYSGSDFHLTQSLAELESWDEAEITARTAAYADLACSAWPAT; from the coding sequence GTGGCCGAGACCACTGAGTTCAATCATGACCAGCTTGGGCGTGTGCTCACCGAGCATCTCGTCGCCGTGCCGCGGTTCCAAAGGAGCTACGCGTGGGACGCGACCAACGTCGAGGAGTACCTCAACGACCTGCACGCAGCTCGAACTCAAAAGAGGCCGTACTTCATGGGCACTCTCGTGTTTGCTCAGCCAGGTCACGGCAGCGACCGTCGACAGATCGTCGATGGTCAACAACGACTCGCTACGACAGCCATCTTCTTCATCGCAGTTCGAGACATGCTTCTTCAGTACGGGAAGGGCGAGACGTCCAAGCAGACTGAGCAGCGCTACCTGCGACGCTACGTGTTGTCGGAGGAGAGTGACGTGGTCACCCTGACGCTCAGCCCAAGGGACCAGGATTCGTATGACGCCTTGTTGGAGGCGAGATCCACAGACCTGGACCAAAAAGACAAACTCAGAATCTGTTATGAAACCTGCAAGGAGTACCTACGGGCCATCGCACCGACTGGCAAGCAGTATCGCCAACTGATCGAGGTCGCGGACCATTTGGAAAAATCGGTCCAGGTCCTGGTTGCCGTGGCAACAGACCTTCCCGAGGCCTACGTCATCTTCGAAACGCTGAACGACCGCGGGGCAGACCTGACTACCGCCGACCTCTTGAAGAACTACCTCTTTAGCCAGGCCAAGGGCACCGACTTTGCCTACGTAGAGAACGCGTGGACCATTCTCGAGGAGCGCCTCGGCAAGCCCGAGGAGCTTGTCAAGTTCGTGCGCTACGACTACGTCTCTAGGCGAGGTCCGGTCACCACTCGGAAATTGTATCGAGCGATCCAGCAGTGGCTCACCGAGAGCAAGATCGGGGTGAAGCGGTACCTCCAGGAACTCAAAGAGTCTGCCGCGGTTTACCTCGCACTAAGGGACAGTGACGACACGTTCTGGAACTCGATCAACGTCGACGTCAAGGATGCAATCCTGGCCTATCGGCGGTTCGGTTTCGAGAGCAGCATGCCCGTTCTAATCGCAGCCTTCCGAACCTGGGATAAGCCCAAAGGCGCAAGGCTATTTGTGAAGCTGGCAAAGTGGTCCGTCAGAGCACAGTTCGTGGGCCGGATTGGGGCTCAACTGTCGGAAGATGCTTTCGGCACAGCAAGCGCGGCAATCACCGCGGGAACCGCGGTCAATCAACCGGATGTTCGTCGCCTGATCAAGAAGCTCATACCGACCGATGGCGAGTTTCGCGCTGCGTTCATCGCCACTGCCGACCCACCAACGGCCAGAGCCAAGTACCTGTTGGCGATGCTGGATCGGGCGCAAGATGAGAAGGACGGACTCCCGCCTCGCGCACTCGACTGGTCGAGTGTTGGGGTCACTATCGAGCATGTCATGCCAAAGTCGGCGCACGGCGGGGACGACGCAAGGAAGGCCCTGATCGGACAGATCGGCAATCTGGCTCTACTCGAGAAGCGGATCAACAAGGACATGGGAAGCAAGAGCTTTGCCGCGAAACGCCATCTGTACAGCGGCTCAGACTTCCACTTAACGCAGTCGCTCGCAGAACTGGAGTCGTGGGACGAGGCCGAGATAACCGCTCGGACCGCGGCATATGCCGACCTGGCTTGCAGCGCATGGCCAGCAACGTAG
- a CDS encoding ATPase, T2SS/T4P/T4SS family — protein sequence MQTRQQGLEGTGQVTLRHLVKETLRMRPSRIIVGEVRAEEALDLLLALNAGLPGMASLHANSAREALVKLCTLPLLAGENISARFVVPTVASSVDLVVHLDLGLDGVRRVQEIVAVPGRIEAGTIETETVFARRGDDLVRGPGLPPRAERFERIGVDLPALLRGQD from the coding sequence ATGCAGACCCGCCAGCAGGGGCTCGAGGGCACCGGCCAGGTCACCCTGCGGCACCTCGTGAAGGAGACGCTTCGCATGCGGCCCTCGCGCATCATCGTGGGGGAGGTGCGCGCCGAGGAGGCGCTCGACCTCCTGCTGGCGCTGAACGCAGGACTCCCGGGCATGGCATCGCTGCACGCGAACAGCGCACGCGAGGCCTTGGTCAAGCTGTGCACGCTGCCGCTGCTGGCGGGGGAGAACATCTCCGCACGCTTCGTCGTGCCGACCGTCGCTTCGTCGGTCGACCTCGTGGTGCACCTCGACCTCGGCCTCGACGGGGTCCGGCGGGTCCAGGAGATCGTCGCCGTACCGGGACGCATCGAGGCCGGGACCATCGAGACCGAGACCGTGTTCGCGCGCCGCGGGGACGACCTCGTGCGCGGTCCCGGGCTGCCACCGCGAGCGGAGCGCTTCGAGCGGATCGGTGTCGACCTCCCGGCGCTGCTGCGGGGGCAGGACTGA
- a CDS encoding type II secretion system F family protein: MGVVVGLLLGLGLLLVWSAFVLPPGDPRGQRGGRTSRRRMADQLARAGMPSVTPAMLVASAVAVGVLALLTVYVVSRTVPVAATFGLLAAYGPFALVAGRARRRQRELAEVWPEAVDHLASGVRAGLSLAEAVSGLSERGPESLRPAFARFAREYQLSGRFEECLDRLKEHLADPVGDRVVEGLRVAREVGGGDLGRLLRGLSSHLRDDARTRSELEARQSWAVNGARLAVASPWLVLLLMCFQPEVIARYSSTAGVVVLVTGAGLCLLAYRVMLRIGRLPTERRVLGEGAA, from the coding sequence GTGGGCGTCGTCGTCGGTCTCCTGCTGGGGCTGGGCCTGCTGCTGGTCTGGTCGGCGTTCGTGCTGCCCCCGGGCGACCCGCGCGGGCAGCGGGGCGGCCGCACGTCGCGGCGGCGGATGGCCGACCAGCTGGCGCGTGCCGGCATGCCCTCGGTCACGCCGGCGATGCTGGTCGCCTCCGCGGTCGCCGTCGGCGTCCTCGCCCTCCTCACCGTGTACGTCGTCTCGCGCACGGTCCCGGTGGCCGCCACCTTCGGGCTGCTGGCGGCGTACGGGCCGTTCGCCCTGGTCGCCGGTCGGGCGCGTCGCCGCCAGCGCGAGCTGGCCGAGGTCTGGCCGGAGGCGGTGGACCACCTCGCCAGCGGCGTGCGCGCCGGCCTGTCCCTGGCGGAGGCCGTCAGCGGTCTGTCCGAGCGGGGGCCGGAGTCCCTGCGCCCGGCGTTCGCGCGGTTCGCGCGGGAGTACCAGCTGTCCGGACGCTTCGAGGAGTGCCTCGACCGGCTCAAGGAGCACCTCGCCGATCCCGTGGGCGACCGGGTCGTCGAGGGGCTGCGGGTGGCGCGCGAGGTCGGCGGTGGCGACCTCGGACGCCTGCTGCGCGGCCTGTCGAGCCACCTGCGCGACGACGCGCGCACCCGCTCCGAGCTCGAGGCGCGCCAGAGCTGGGCCGTCAACGGCGCTCGTCTGGCCGTGGCGTCGCCGTGGCTGGTGCTGCTGCTCATGTGCTTCCAGCCGGAGGTGATCGCGCGCTACTCGTCCACGGCGGGCGTCGTCGTGCTCGTGACCGGCGCGGGGCTGTGCCTGCTGGCCTATCGCGTCATGCTGCGCATCGGCCGGCTGCCCACCGAGCGGCGGGTCCTCGGGGAGGGAGCGGCATGA